A part of Palaemon carinicauda isolate YSFRI2023 chromosome 8, ASM3689809v2, whole genome shotgun sequence genomic DNA contains:
- the LOC137645546 gene encoding paralemmin-3-like — MPEKGEECLKNRPERGGECVKNRPVIGEECLKNMPERGEERVKNRAEIGEEFVKNRSERGEKYVKNRSEIGEECLKNMPERGEECLKNMPEIGEDCVKNRPEIGEECVKDRSGGEKCVKSRPERGEECVKNMPDIGEECVRNRPERGEECLKNSPEIVGECLKNMPERGEECLKNRPERGEECLKNRPEIGEECVKNRSERGEECLENSPERGEECVKNRSERGEECLENSPERGEECLENSPERGEEYLKNSPERGEECLENSPKGGEACVKNSPERGEECLENSPEREECLENSPERGEACVKTLVSNEALVLKETPVLKETPVLKETPVLKETPVLKETPVLKETPVLKETPVLKETPVLKHTPVLKHTLVSKHTLVSKHTLVSKETRVSKETLVTKETLVTKETPASKWTWAAERTQAPFDPW, encoded by the exons atgccagaaaaaggagaagaatgtttaaagaataggccagaaagaggaggagaatgtgttaagaataggccagtaATAGGAGAAGAATgtctaaagaatatgccagaaagAGGAGaggaacgtgtaaagaatagggcagaaataggagaagaatttgtaaagaataggtcagaaagaggagaaaaatatgtaaagaatagatcagaaATAGGAGAAGAATgtctaaagaatatgccagaaagAGGAGAGGAAtgtttaaagaatatgccagaaatAGGAgaagattgtgtaaagaataggccagaaataggagaagaatgtgtaaaggataggtCAGGAGGAGAAaaatgtgtaaagagtaggccagaaaGAGGagaggaatgtgtaaagaatatgccagatatAGGagaagaatgtgtaaggaataggccagaaagaggagaagaatgtttaaagaatagtccagaaatagtaggagaatgtttaaagaatatgccagaacgAGGAGaggaatgtttaaagaataggccagaaagaggagaagaatgtctaaagaataggccagaaataggtgaggaatgtgtaaagaataggtcagaaagAGGGGAAGAATGTCTAGAGAATAGTCCAGAAAgaggagaagaatgtgtaaagaataggtcagaaagAGGGGAAGAATGTCTAGAGAATAGTCCagaaagaggagaagaatgtcTAGAGAATAGTCCAGAAAGAGGAgaagaatatctaaagaatagtccagaaagaggagaagaatgtcTAGAGAATAGTCCAAAAGGAGGAGAagcatgtgtaaagaatagtccagaaagaggagaagaatgtcTAGAGAATAGTCCAGAAAGAGAAGAATGTCTAGAGAATAGTCCAGAAAGAGGAGAAGcatgt GTAAAGACCCTTGTTTcaaatgaggcccttgttttgaaagAGACCCCTGTTTTAAAAGAGACCCCTGTTTTAAAAGAGACCCCTGTTTTAAAAGAGACCCCTGTCTTAAAAGAGACCCCTGTCTTAAAAGAGACCCCTGTCTTAAAAGAGACCCCTGTCTTAAAAGAGACCCCTGTTTTAAAACATACCCCTGTTTTAAAACATACCCTTGTTTCAAAACATACCCTTGTTTCAAAACATACCCTTGTTTCAAAAGAGACCCGTGTTTCAAAAGAGACCCTTGTTACAAAAGAGACCCTTGTTACAAAAGAGACCCCGGCTTCTAAATGGACTTGGGCTGCAGAAAGGACCCAAGCTCCATTTGACCCGTGGTGA